A region of Mammaliicoccus sp. Dog046 DNA encodes the following proteins:
- the narH gene encoding nitrate reductase subunit beta, translating into MKIKAQVAMVMNLDKCIGCHTCSVTCKSTWTNRPGAEYIWFNNVETKPGIGYPKRWEDQETYKGGWVLNQKGDLELKSGSKLSKIALGKIFYNPDMPEMKDYYEPWTYNYKHLTTAKEGKHSPVAKAESVISGKKLDLKWGPNWEDDLAGGHVTGPTDPNIQKIEEEIKFNFDQTFMMYLPRLCEHCLNPSCVASCPSGAMYKRDEDGIVLVDQDACRGWRYCMTGCPYKKVYFNWKTNKAEKCTFCFPRVEAGLPTVCSETCTGRMRYLGVLLYDADKVKEAASAENEQDLYQKQLDLFLDPFDEDIIQQAEKDGITQDWIESAQNSPVYKLAIEYKLAFPLHPEYRTLPMVWYCPPLSPIMNYFEGKDSIRNPDMIFPAIEEMRLPVQYLANMLTAGDTKTIKSALQRMAMMRSYMRAKSSNKPFDTSRLNRVGLTERQTKDMYRLLAIAKHEDRFVVPTSHKEGYMDTYRAQGSQGYGDENFGMNCDGCGVQELSENKSGQQIYNENFYGGIFRD; encoded by the coding sequence TTGAAGATTAAAGCACAAGTAGCAATGGTAATGAATTTAGATAAATGTATAGGTTGCCATACATGTAGTGTGACTTGTAAGAGTACTTGGACAAATCGTCCTGGTGCTGAATATATATGGTTTAACAATGTTGAAACGAAGCCAGGTATAGGCTATCCAAAACGATGGGAGGACCAAGAAACATATAAAGGTGGATGGGTGCTCAATCAAAAAGGAGACCTAGAATTAAAATCTGGAAGCAAACTATCTAAAATTGCGCTCGGTAAAATATTCTATAATCCAGATATGCCTGAAATGAAGGATTATTATGAACCATGGACATATAACTATAAACACTTAACAACTGCTAAAGAAGGCAAACACTCACCTGTCGCTAAAGCAGAGTCAGTCATTTCAGGTAAAAAATTAGACCTCAAATGGGGACCAAACTGGGAAGATGATTTAGCTGGTGGTCATGTGACAGGTCCAACAGATCCTAATATTCAAAAAATCGAAGAAGAAATTAAATTTAATTTTGATCAAACATTTATGATGTACTTACCAAGATTGTGTGAACACTGCTTAAATCCAAGCTGCGTAGCTTCTTGTCCATCAGGTGCTATGTATAAGAGGGATGAAGATGGAATTGTACTTGTCGATCAAGATGCATGTCGTGGTTGGAGATACTGTATGACAGGGTGTCCTTATAAGAAAGTTTACTTCAACTGGAAAACAAATAAAGCAGAGAAATGTACATTCTGTTTCCCACGTGTAGAAGCAGGTTTACCTACTGTATGTTCAGAAACATGTACTGGTAGAATGCGTTATTTAGGTGTATTACTTTATGATGCAGATAAAGTGAAAGAAGCCGCTTCAGCTGAAAATGAACAGGATTTATATCAAAAACAATTAGACCTATTTTTAGATCCGTTTGATGAAGATATTATTCAACAAGCAGAAAAAGATGGCATCACACAAGACTGGATTGAATCTGCACAAAATTCACCAGTATATAAATTGGCAATTGAATATAAATTAGCATTCCCATTACATCCAGAATATAGAACTTTACCAATGGTGTGGTATTGTCCACCATTAAGCCCAATCATGAATTATTTCGAAGGGAAAGATTCAATCAGAAATCCAGATATGATATTCCCAGCAATAGAAGAAATGAGATTGCCCGTTCAATATTTAGCTAATATGTTAACAGCGGGAGATACGAAAACGATTAAAAGTGCATTGCAACGTATGGCTATGATGCGTAGTTATATGAGAGCTAAATCCAGTAACAAACCATTCGACACTTCTAGATTAAATCGTGTTGGCCTCACTGAAAGACAAACAAAGGATATGTACCGATTACTAGCAATCGCAAAACATGAAGATCGTTTTGTTGTACCAACATCACATAAAGAAGGATATATGGATACGTACAGAGCACAAGGTAGCCAAGGTTATGGAGATGAAAATTTTGGCATGAATTGTGATGGATGTGGTGTTCAAGAACTTTCAGAAAATAAATCTGGTCAACAAATATATAACGAGAATTTCTATGGAGGGATTTTCCGTGATTAA
- the narJ gene encoding nitrate reductase molybdenum cofactor assembly chaperone, with protein sequence MINLDALYQYKESFGFFSNQLTYPEKLDFHPKAFEHAFDDKHPGYANVQQYWENMHEISLDDIQEVYTRTFDFEKKTTLYMTYNKFNEQKERGQMLARLKVLYEMFGLEMPKSELSDFLPLMLEFLYAADWRGDSRAQESLTLVVMVIEDGTYELMQSLGEQNSPYFHLIQALRETLKTCVVEQQQEKVINGD encoded by the coding sequence GTGATTAATTTAGATGCATTGTATCAGTATAAAGAAAGTTTTGGCTTCTTCAGTAATCAATTGACCTATCCTGAGAAGTTGGATTTTCATCCAAAAGCGTTTGAACACGCATTTGATGACAAACATCCAGGATATGCTAATGTACAACAATATTGGGAGAATATGCATGAAATATCACTCGATGACATTCAAGAAGTATATACACGAACATTTGATTTTGAAAAAAAGACGACGCTTTATATGACATACAATAAGTTTAATGAACAAAAAGAGCGCGGTCAGATGCTTGCAAGATTAAAAGTATTATATGAAATGTTTGGATTAGAAATGCCCAAAAGTGAACTCTCAGACTTTTTACCTTTGATGCTAGAATTTTTATATGCAGCTGATTGGAGAGGTGACAGTAGAGCACAAGAAAGTTTAACACTGGTTGTCATGGTCATTGAAGATGGTACGTATGAACTTATGCAATCACTCGGGGAACAAAATAGTCCGTACTTTCATCTTATACAAGCTTTAAGAGAAACATTAAAAACATGTGTCGTGGAACAACAGCAAGAGAAGGTGATCAATGGTGATTAA
- the narI gene encoding respiratory nitrate reductase subunit gamma: protein MINQFVWVIYPYLCVAIFIIGHIFRYKYDQFSWTAKSSEFIEKKQLMWGSILFHLGIIPVIFGHIVGLGIPAEWLNAVGVTNHIYHIGAVYIGSIFGIMTFLGMILLTARRITKENVRRLSTVSDIFVNLLLLVIVFMGCVATLWTNATTPEFDYRQTISVWFRGLLIFNPDAALMIDVPWTFKVHIISGLFITAMWPFTRLVHVWSVPLNYFSRSYIIYRKHKSN, encoded by the coding sequence GTGATTAATCAATTTGTTTGGGTGATTTACCCATATTTATGTGTGGCAATATTTATTATCGGTCATATATTCAGATATAAATATGATCAATTTTCATGGACGGCAAAATCGAGTGAATTTATTGAGAAAAAGCAATTAATGTGGGGGAGTATCTTATTTCATTTAGGTATTATACCGGTTATATTCGGTCATATAGTTGGATTAGGTATTCCGGCAGAATGGTTAAATGCGGTGGGTGTTACTAATCACATTTATCATATTGGCGCGGTTTATATCGGAAGTATCTTCGGTATTATGACATTTCTAGGTATGATATTACTCACTGCACGAAGAATTACGAAAGAAAATGTTAGACGATTAAGTACAGTGTCAGACATTTTTGTTAATTTATTATTATTAGTAATTGTATTTATGGGGTGTGTTGCAACGTTATGGACTAATGCGACAACACCAGAATTTGATTATAGACAAACGATCTCAGTTTGGTTCAGAGGTTTATTAATATTTAATCCAGATGCGGCACTTATGATAGACGTACCATGGACATTTAAAGTACACATTATATCTGGATTATTTATAACAGCAATGTGGCCGTTTACGCGTCTCGTACATGTATGGAGTGTACCATTAAACTATTTTAGTAGAAGTTATATTATTTACAGAAAGCACAAATCGAATTAA
- the nreA gene encoding nitrate respiration regulation accessory nitrate sensor NreA, producing the protein MSVEFKFQEQLNHIRETYGFDFVGLAMSSEESDSFHIKWRYVSGNLNQRYKNIVLRSGRGIAGIVIKSGKAMTITDVKESPYYDQLFNYPIIQSEQLTSLIALPLWKQNRVCGVILLGQRQDKPLPSVDLDQFTRFGPFFGKDMINS; encoded by the coding sequence ATGTCTGTTGAATTTAAATTTCAAGAACAACTGAATCATATTCGTGAAACATATGGCTTTGATTTTGTCGGATTAGCAATGTCATCTGAAGAATCAGATTCATTTCATATAAAGTGGCGTTATGTTTCAGGTAATTTAAATCAAAGATATAAAAACATCGTACTTAGAAGTGGACGAGGCATTGCAGGTATTGTTATTAAGAGTGGAAAAGCAATGACGATTACAGATGTTAAGGAAAGTCCGTATTATGATCAATTGTTTAACTATCCAATTATTCAAAGTGAACAATTAACATCATTAATTGCACTTCCTTTATGGAAACAAAATAGAGTTTGTGGCGTCATTTTACTTGGACAACGACAAGATAAACCATTACCATCCGTTGACCTTGATCAATTCACACGATTTGGCCCGTTTTTCGGAAAGGATATGATTAATTCATGA
- a CDS encoding sensor histidine kinase: MNEQETSKLTQILEQYYEKTSEMIVFLNSKGQVINMNQAARRVISEDNQSSLTHAICSRCEGYSNEFAIQSCRECFLESTTIGNSSFQVYMQTNSGKVEPFTATYQTISQEDDVKVYTLQNVSPQIERQQKLHQQTMMQKTISAQENERKRISRELHDGVVQELLNVSVELRLLKYQDNIENLKTQSQHIERLMSKLIDDTRNLSLELRPSSLDDLGLNAAFKSYFKQLEKNFGFIVHYHNDSDDIRFNNEIETVVYRIVQEAVFNALKYGQVDSVDVHMSCESNFIEVEVADQGVGFVLGSEPKGSGLGIYGMQERAEIVGGTFNIESKVGKGTNIKLTVPIA; this comes from the coding sequence ATGAATGAGCAAGAAACATCCAAATTGACACAAATATTAGAACAATACTACGAAAAAACGAGTGAAATGATTGTTTTTCTTAATAGTAAAGGTCAAGTTATTAACATGAATCAAGCGGCGAGACGCGTCATTTCTGAAGATAATCAGTCCTCATTAACGCATGCAATTTGTAGTCGTTGTGAAGGTTACTCTAACGAATTTGCGATACAATCATGTAGAGAATGTTTCTTAGAATCAACGACGATTGGCAATAGTAGCTTTCAAGTATATATGCAAACAAATAGTGGTAAAGTAGAACCGTTTACTGCTACTTATCAGACCATTAGTCAGGAAGATGATGTGAAAGTATATACGTTACAGAATGTTTCACCACAAATTGAAAGACAACAAAAGTTACATCAACAAACGATGATGCAAAAAACAATCTCAGCACAAGAGAATGAACGTAAACGAATTTCAAGAGAATTACATGACGGCGTCGTTCAAGAATTACTCAATGTAAGTGTTGAACTAAGATTGTTAAAATATCAAGATAATATCGAGAATTTAAAGACACAGTCACAACACATTGAGCGTTTAATGTCCAAATTGATTGATGATACTAGAAACTTATCTTTAGAATTAAGGCCATCCTCTTTAGATGATTTAGGATTAAACGCAGCATTTAAGTCTTATTTTAAACAGTTAGAAAAAAACTTTGGATTTATTGTACATTACCATAATGATTCAGATGATATTAGATTTAATAATGAGATAGAAACGGTAGTGTATAGAATCGTGCAAGAAGCGGTGTTTAACGCTTTGAAATACGGACAAGTGGATAGTGTTGATGTGCATATGAGCTGTGAATCAAACTTTATAGAAGTAGAAGTAGCAGATCAAGGTGTTGGTTTCGTATTAGGAAGTGAACCAAAAGGCTCGGGACTTGGTATTTATGGTATGCAAGAACGTGCTGAAATTGTTGGTGGTACGTTCAATATCGAAAGTAAAGTTGGAAAAGGTACAAATATTAAATTAACAGTACCAATAGCATAG
- the nreC gene encoding nitrate respiration regulation response regulator NreC (Involved in the regulation of the the nitrate reductase operon narGHJI) translates to MKLVIADDHAVVRTGFSMILNYQDDMEVVATAADGIEAYQMVAKHEPDILIMDLSMPPGESGLIATGKISEDFQHTKILILTMFDDEEYLFHVLRNGAKGYILKNAPDEELVNAVRTIYRGDMYIDSKVTSSLVNELVNPKQSTDHHSKDPFKILSQRELEILPLIAKGYGNKEIAEKLFVSVKTIEAHKARIMDKLELKSRPELVEYALKKKMLDF, encoded by the coding sequence ATGAAGCTCGTAATCGCAGATGATCATGCAGTAGTAAGAACAGGATTTTCAATGATATTAAATTATCAAGATGATATGGAAGTAGTAGCAACCGCCGCTGATGGTATAGAAGCATATCAAATGGTAGCAAAACATGAACCAGATATATTAATCATGGATTTGAGTATGCCGCCGGGAGAGTCAGGATTAATCGCAACTGGAAAAATTTCCGAAGATTTTCAACATACAAAAATACTCATCTTAACCATGTTTGATGATGAAGAATATTTATTTCATGTGTTAAGAAACGGTGCAAAAGGATATATCCTTAAAAATGCGCCAGATGAAGAATTAGTAAATGCAGTGCGAACGATTTATAGAGGAGATATGTATATTGATTCTAAAGTCACGAGTTCCTTAGTCAATGAGTTAGTTAATCCTAAACAATCGACAGATCATCATTCGAAAGACCCATTTAAAATATTATCTCAAAGAGAATTAGAAATCTTACCTTTAATCGCAAAAGGATATGGCAATAAAGAAATAGCTGAAAAGTTATTCGTATCTGTTAAAACGATAGAAGCACACAAAGCACGCATAATGGATAAATTAGAACTGAAATCACGTCCAGAACTCGTCGAGTACGCGTTAAAGAAAAAGATGCTTGATTTCTAA
- a CDS encoding nitrate/nitrite transporter has protein sequence MKTNTGKFQLPLQTFSLMAGFMVWTILAPLMPYITQDIAVPESQKAIILAIPVILGSILRIPIGYYTNLVGSRIVFLTSFIILLFPVFYLSQAQSTTGLIVAGFFIGLGGAIFSVGVTSIPKYYPKEKHGFANGVYGMGNLGTAVSAFLAPPIAGFIGWQHTVQLYLLVLVLFAALMFIFGDKQEPKVKIPMMQQTKLVINNYKLYYFSLWYFITFGAFVAFGLFLPNFLVGHFEIDKVDAGIRTGIFIAIATLLRPIGGMLGDKFNALNVLKLFFISIIAGALILSLSQHILLFTIGCLTISVSAGIGNGLVFKLVPTHFNKEVGVVNGIVSMMGGLGGFFPPLVITLVTSMFGSNHLAFLLLAIFGVIALLTMMHMSKIEKRA, from the coding sequence ATGAAAACGAACACAGGGAAATTTCAATTGCCACTTCAAACGTTTAGTCTAATGGCTGGGTTTATGGTATGGACAATTTTAGCGCCATTAATGCCATATATCACTCAGGATATCGCTGTTCCTGAAAGTCAAAAGGCAATTATTTTAGCGATACCAGTCATACTAGGTTCTATCTTGAGAATACCGATTGGTTACTATACGAACTTAGTAGGATCTAGAATCGTATTTTTAACGAGTTTTATTATATTATTATTTCCGGTATTTTATTTGAGTCAGGCGCAATCTACTACAGGGTTAATTGTCGCGGGATTCTTTATTGGATTAGGGGGCGCTATATTTTCGGTAGGTGTAACGTCTATACCAAAATATTATCCTAAAGAGAAACATGGATTTGCGAATGGTGTTTACGGCATGGGTAATTTAGGTACAGCTGTTTCAGCATTTTTAGCACCACCGATTGCAGGATTCATTGGTTGGCAACATACAGTACAATTGTATTTACTTGTATTAGTATTATTTGCAGCACTGATGTTTATCTTTGGAGATAAACAAGAGCCTAAAGTCAAAATTCCTATGATGCAACAAACGAAGCTTGTCATTAATAATTACAAATTATATTACTTTAGCTTATGGTACTTTATTACATTCGGTGCTTTTGTCGCATTTGGTTTGTTTTTACCGAACTTTTTAGTAGGACACTTTGAAATTGATAAAGTAGATGCTGGAATTAGAACGGGTATCTTTATTGCGATAGCAACATTGTTAAGACCGATTGGTGGTATGTTAGGTGATAAGTTTAATGCATTGAATGTACTGAAATTGTTCTTTATCAGTATTATTGCTGGCGCACTCATCTTGTCACTATCACAACATATTCTTTTATTTACAATTGGTTGTTTAACAATCAGTGTGAGTGCGGGTATTGGTAATGGCTTAGTATTCAAACTTGTACCAACACATTTCAATAAAGAAGTTGGTGTCGTTAACGGTATTGTATCAATGATGGGTGGACTTGGCGGATTCTTCCCACCACTTGTGATTACGCTAGTTACGAGTATGTTTGGATCAAACCATCTTGCATTCCTGTTATTAGCTATCTTTGGCGTGATTGCATTATTAACAATGATGCATATGAGTAAAATCGAAAAACGTGCATAA
- a CDS encoding ThiF family adenylyltransferase produces MNERYSRQILFNKIGEKGQEKIEASSVTIIGMGALGTHVAEQLARSGVKRLNLIDRDYVESSNLQRQTLFVEKDIKEMLPKVVAAERHLKLIREDIQIKTYIAQCDAKLLNEVAGYSDVIVDATDNFNTRQLINDFAYKRQIPWIYGACLESTYVQASFIPGVTPCFNCVLPQLPVISRTCDTVGVINPAVTMAASLQVADALKILSGNTFTPKVTYGDVWEGEHQTFGFKKMQRDDCETCGASPSYPKLAESDQHVTELCGRHTVQYINEKLNRAAIEKFVAQNRLLHRSNAYMIQFLYDDHRVVAFNSGRLLIHGIDTASEGKQFVEKMFG; encoded by the coding sequence ATGAATGAACGCTATTCTCGCCAAATATTATTTAACAAAATAGGCGAAAAAGGACAAGAAAAAATAGAAGCAAGTAGTGTAACGATTATAGGTATGGGTGCATTAGGCACGCATGTTGCTGAACAGTTAGCGAGATCAGGCGTAAAACGATTAAATTTAATTGATCGTGATTATGTAGAATCGTCTAATTTACAAAGACAAACACTATTTGTAGAGAAAGATATTAAAGAAATGCTGCCTAAAGTTGTAGCAGCTGAAAGACATTTAAAGCTTATTAGAGAAGATATTCAAATTAAAACTTACATTGCCCAATGTGATGCAAAACTATTAAACGAAGTTGCTGGTTATTCTGATGTTATTGTTGATGCAACAGATAACTTTAATACGAGACAATTGATTAATGATTTTGCATATAAACGTCAAATTCCATGGATTTATGGTGCATGTTTAGAATCTACATATGTACAAGCAAGCTTTATTCCAGGTGTAACGCCATGCTTTAATTGTGTGTTACCACAATTACCTGTGATTAGTCGAACGTGTGATACAGTCGGTGTGATCAATCCAGCAGTTACAATGGCAGCAAGTTTACAAGTTGCTGATGCATTGAAGATTTTATCTGGAAACACTTTTACGCCGAAAGTGACATATGGTGACGTTTGGGAAGGTGAACATCAAACATTTGGATTTAAAAAAATGCAACGTGATGATTGCGAAACTTGTGGCGCTTCTCCAAGTTATCCAAAACTTGCTGAATCAGATCAACATGTTACGGAATTATGTGGTCGTCATACTGTCCAATATATCAATGAGAAATTGAATCGAGCAGCAATTGAAAAATTTGTCGCACAAAATAGACTCTTGCATCGTTCAAATGCATATATGATTCAATTTTTATATGATGATCATCGTGTAGTTGCTTTTAATAGTGGAAGACTACTTATACATGGTATTGATACAGCGAGCGAAGGTAAACAATTTGTAGAAAAAATGTTCGGTTAG
- a CDS encoding MogA/MoaB family molybdenum cofactor biosynthesis protein: MSTIQSINRDIKVAILTISDTRTTETDKGGQLVQKYLKDLNVAWKDSNYRIVKDEIGQIQDQINEWLNADIDAIITTGGTGISQRDVTIEAIKPLLDKEIEGFGELFRYLSYVEDVGSKAILSRALAGTKRNKVIFALPGSTGAVKLAMEKLITTELNHIVYELNK, translated from the coding sequence ATGAGTACCATACAAAGCATAAATCGAGATATTAAAGTTGCCATTCTAACAATCAGTGATACAAGAACAACTGAAACAGATAAGGGCGGACAACTTGTACAAAAATATTTAAAAGATTTAAATGTTGCATGGAAGGATTCTAATTATCGCATCGTCAAAGATGAAATAGGTCAAATTCAAGATCAAATCAATGAATGGTTGAATGCAGATATTGATGCTATTATTACTACGGGTGGTACAGGTATTAGTCAAAGAGATGTAACGATTGAAGCCATTAAACCATTGTTAGATAAAGAGATTGAAGGGTTTGGAGAATTATTTAGATATTTAAGTTATGTTGAGGATGTTGGTTCTAAAGCAATACTTTCAAGAGCGCTTGCAGGTACGAAGCGTAATAAAGTCATCTTTGCACTACCAGGTTCAACAGGAGCAGTAAAATTGGCAATGGAAAAGCTCATCACGACTGAATTAAATCATATCGTGTATGAGCTTAATAAATAG
- the moaC gene encoding cyclic pyranopterin monophosphate synthase MoaC, which translates to MSDFTHFNNQGHAKMVDVSDKETSTRIAIAHASIKVKETIYNQIQEATNKKGDVLGTAQIAGIMAAKNTSQLIPMCHPLQLTGVDIDFEWTNDNTYTLNITTTVKTKGQTGVEMEALTAASVTALTIYDMCKAVDKGMIIGETYLSHKSGGVNGDFNRP; encoded by the coding sequence ATGTCTGATTTTACACACTTTAATAATCAAGGTCATGCTAAAATGGTTGACGTTTCAGATAAAGAAACGAGTACGCGTATCGCTATTGCGCACGCTAGTATCAAAGTTAAAGAAACCATTTACAATCAAATTCAAGAAGCAACAAATAAGAAGGGCGATGTGCTAGGAACAGCACAAATCGCAGGTATTATGGCTGCTAAAAATACTAGCCAACTCATACCAATGTGTCACCCACTTCAATTAACAGGTGTAGATATTGATTTTGAATGGACTAACGACAACACCTATACGTTAAACATCACAACAACTGTAAAAACTAAAGGCCAAACAGGCGTTGAAATGGAAGCACTCACTGCTGCTAGTGTTACTGCATTAACAATTTATGATATGTGTAAAGCCGTAGATAAAGGAATGATTATCGGTGAAACTTATCTGTCCCATAAATCTGGTGGTGTAAACGGCGATTTCAATCGACCTTAA
- the glp gene encoding gephyrin-like molybdotransferase Glp, whose protein sequence is MTVEKRTPIPVSEAISRIINVIKHKEVKEIRIEDSLNKVLAEDVKATYDIPRFDKSPYDGFAINSQDSNDASGDNRVSFKVVDHIGAGTTSDVTLNKGEAVRIMTGAQIPNGADAVVMFEQTIEQENQFSIRKPFKQGENISFKGEECREGELVLKKGQTINSGAIAVLATFGYQNVHVYEPPTIAIIATGSELVAPDEPLQPGKIRNSNGPMIQAMCKQIGIEGTIYQIQEDHLEGCIKVVNQALNNHDIVITTGGVSVGDYDYLPKVYEALQAEVLFNKVQMRPGSVTTVAYKQNKLLFGLSGNPSACYSGFHLFTRPAVLKMMGANEIYSVIVDAVLDADFTKANPFTRFIRGKLTFSSEGIYAEPSGFNKSNAVVSIANSNGMIILPSGSRGYQKGDEVKVLLTDHQSYESELNL, encoded by the coding sequence ATGACAGTTGAAAAGAGAACACCGATACCCGTTTCAGAAGCAATTTCACGTATTATAAATGTAATTAAACATAAAGAAGTAAAAGAGATACGTATTGAAGATAGTTTGAATAAAGTATTGGCGGAAGATGTTAAAGCGACATATGATATTCCAAGATTTGATAAATCACCGTATGATGGATTTGCGATAAACAGTCAAGATTCTAATGATGCAAGTGGTGACAACCGTGTTTCTTTTAAAGTTGTTGATCATATCGGTGCGGGTACGACATCAGATGTAACATTAAACAAAGGTGAAGCGGTACGTATCATGACTGGCGCGCAAATCCCGAATGGGGCAGACGCAGTCGTGATGTTTGAACAAACAATTGAACAGGAAAACCAATTCTCTATCAGAAAACCTTTTAAACAAGGTGAAAATATTTCATTTAAAGGTGAAGAATGTAGAGAAGGCGAACTTGTATTGAAAAAGGGTCAAACGATAAACAGTGGTGCAATTGCTGTACTTGCAACATTTGGTTATCAAAATGTGCACGTTTATGAGCCGCCGACAATCGCTATTATTGCAACTGGAAGTGAATTAGTAGCCCCAGATGAACCGCTTCAACCAGGTAAGATTAGAAATTCAAACGGCCCAATGATACAAGCAATGTGTAAACAAATTGGCATTGAGGGTACAATTTATCAAATACAAGAAGATCATTTAGAAGGCTGTATTAAAGTGGTAAATCAAGCTTTAAACAACCATGATATCGTCATTACAACAGGCGGTGTCTCAGTCGGTGATTATGACTACTTACCGAAAGTCTATGAGGCACTTCAAGCAGAAGTACTGTTTAATAAAGTACAAATGCGTCCAGGTAGTGTGACGACGGTCGCATATAAACAAAATAAATTATTGTTTGGTTTATCAGGAAATCCTTCAGCTTGTTATTCAGGGTTCCACCTTTTCACTAGACCAGCTGTCTTAAAAATGATGGGTGCAAATGAAATTTATTCTGTCATTGTAGATGCCGTACTTGATGCTGATTTTACAAAAGCGAATCCTTTCACAAGATTTATAAGAGGGAAGTTAACTTTTTCTAGCGAAGGCATTTACGCAGAACCTTCAGGATTTAATAAATCCAATGCAGTTGTTTCAATTGCGAATAGTAATGGTATGATTATATTACCAAGTGGCTCAAGAGGATATCAAAAGGGAGACGAAGTAAAAGTCTTGCTCACAGATCACCAATCATATGAAAGTGAATTGAATTTATGA
- the mobB gene encoding molybdopterin-guanine dinucleotide biosynthesis protein B has translation MRILQVVGYKNNGKTTLINELIRICNDREIVVSTIKHHGHGEEDISLNHKEVDSLSFIKNGANESIVMGKHLIERVTKVDRTLEEIIEGDLSVKPDVLLIEGFKSAKYPKIVLKQNDQPIEETLENIKYTFNAFEEAERAAFLEWFVEWLSKE, from the coding sequence ATGAGAATTTTACAAGTCGTTGGATATAAAAATAATGGTAAAACAACTTTAATTAATGAATTAATACGCATATGTAATGATAGGGAAATCGTCGTTTCAACGATAAAGCACCATGGACATGGTGAAGAAGACATTTCTTTGAATCATAAAGAAGTAGATAGTTTATCCTTTATAAAAAATGGTGCTAACGAAAGTATTGTGATGGGTAAACATTTGATTGAAAGAGTGACTAAAGTAGATAGAACTTTAGAAGAAATCATTGAGGGAGATCTATCCGTAAAACCAGATGTGCTATTGATAGAAGGCTTCAAATCTGCAAAATATCCAAAAATCGTACTAAAACAAAACGATCAACCTATAGAAGAAACTTTAGAAAATATTAAATATACATTCAATGCATTTGAAGAAGCGGAAAGAGCTGCTTTTCTAGAATGGTTTGTAGAATGGTTAAGCAAAGAGTAG
- a CDS encoding molybdenum cofactor biosynthesis protein MoaE, whose product MKQFEIVEESINPEVYREWTLNSKQGAIVVFTGHVREWTKGIKTEYLAYEAYVPMAEKKMSQIGDEIAEKWPGTIVAIAHRIGELQISDIAVVISVSSPHRRDAYEANEYAIERIKEIVPIWKKEIWEDGEEWQGSQKQYHSSSIMEDES is encoded by the coding sequence ATGAAACAGTTTGAGATTGTGGAAGAAAGTATAAATCCAGAAGTATATCGTGAGTGGACGCTAAATAGTAAGCAAGGGGCTATCGTTGTATTTACAGGACATGTTCGTGAATGGACGAAAGGTATTAAAACAGAGTATTTAGCATATGAAGCGTATGTACCGATGGCTGAGAAGAAGATGTCACAAATCGGCGATGAAATTGCGGAAAAGTGGCCAGGAACAATTGTAGCAATCGCGCATAGAATCGGAGAATTACAAATTTCTGATATTGCGGTTGTTATTAGTGTATCGTCACCACATCGACGTGATGCATATGAAGCAAACGAATACGCGATAGAACGAATTAAAGAAATTGTACCTATTTGGAAAAAAGAAATATGGGAAGATGGAGAAGAATGGCAAGGAAGTCAGAAACAGTACCATTCTTCATCGATAATGGAGGATGAATCATGA